The genomic window TCCTATTAGTGAAGTGTTAGCAGCAGGATTGATTTTACTTAGTGATTGGGATAGACAAAGTGACTTTTTAGATCCAATGTGTGGTTCTGGAACGATTTTAATTGAAGCAGCTATGATTGCTTGTAACATTCCTCCAGCACTTCATAGAAAGAAATTCTGTTTTATGAATTGGAATGATTTTGATGAACCTTTATGGGAAAAGATTAAAGAAGTTTCCATGAAAAAGGTCTCTGATTTCGAGGGTAGGATTATTGGTTGTGATAGAGCCTTTGCTTCAGTTAGAAAAGCACAGGAAAACATTAAAGATGCTATGCTTGATGATATTATTGAGATTAAGCGATCTAATTTTGTGAGAAAGCCTGAGTTGCTTCCTAATGGTGGAACTATATTATTTAACCCACCATATGGCGAACGACTAAATGTGGACACTCATGAGCTTTATGCGAGTATTGGGGATACCTTTAAAAAGAATTATGCCGGTTGCTCAGCATGGTTAATTACATCCGATTTGGAAGCCGTTAATAGTATACATCTAAAGCATACTAGACGAATTAAAATATTCAATGGCAATTTAGAGTGTCGTTTCTTAAAATACGAAATGTATGATGGCTCTAAAAAACTAAGCAAACAAAAAGCGACTGAATAGTCGCTTTTTTATTTGCTTATAATTTTGATATAGGATTATAAACCAATTAATTCTTTAGCTTTTTTGATAGATATTTGCTCATTATTGTAGAATGCAATTGGGTAACATCCGTCATAGCCCATTTTAGTTACTTTCTCAAGTCTTAGCATAGCTGCCTGAATGTTTGTAAATGTGCCTGTAGTATATCTGAAAATACCATCTGATATTTCTGTTTTCTCAACACCTTCCAGTTCATTTATTTTGGCAATTTCTACAACTTCTTTATTACTGTAAATCCCAAGTTGTACCTTAAAGATTACATCACCATATACTGATGCGTTTTCTTCAGTATAACCGATATCCATATATTCTTTAGCATCTACTAATTCACCTTCTTTGATAGCTACAACTTTAGCGTTTTCATAGCTCATGAAGTAAAGCTCATTTCTTCTTTCTAGGGCTTCTTCATACGATGAGTAACCTTCAGTAAATACATGCTTGAATCCTTCATTATCTTCAAAGATGACTAATTCATCTAAATCATAGAAATCAAGGTCAACTTCTTTTAATACATCCAATTGAACTCGGAATACGATATCCTGAAGTGGAGGTAAGTCTTCAAGTTTAGCTGATGCTCTTAAGTTTTTCTCTCTTTTAATCTCTTCAGAGGTTACTTTTCTCAAATCACCTTGTCTGTCTTCAACAATATAGGTATTTGAATAACCACTATTGATTAGTTGTTTTTGACGTTGATAAGCCTTCATTAAATCCTCGAATTCACCAGAGTAGTAAGAAGTATGATCGCCTTCGATAGTACTCTTAATGTTGCTGATACTCATTAATCTATTTATCTCTGAAGCATCCATTCCTTTTGAATGTTTAGCCATTTGGATTTTGTAGTATGTTTTTGAGTTTAAATCAACGAATTGAGAAGGGGTTATTGTTTCTTCAAATTCTTTTTGTTGTTCAAAAATTTGCTGGAAAACTTTTGGTTTGAAAATATCTACTAATAGTGTATCTCCTTCAATATTTACGACCTCTTTTGTAATTTTAATGAATTTATCAGTAGGGTAGTTTTCATCAAAATAAGATGATGCATCTTTTCTAGATGTTGCGTTTAGGTAATTTAAATAAATAGCTTCACTCATTTTGTCTGTTAGCTGAACTCCATTAACACTAACTACCGCTCCTTTAGGAGTATTTGGTTCTTTATCTAGGTAATCTGGAACATCATCATTATCTGTGTCAATAGGGCAACCAACGGCATCCACTTTAACTCTTGATGGTGTGCCTATACAAAAGTCGTCAATATCTGGAACTCCATCACCATCTTCATCTTCTCTGTCTAAGCTTTCGAAATTTACTAGATAGTCGTCGTGCACTTGAGGAACGTAATCTTCTTCTTCACAGTTTTTACAGTATAAGTCATAAACTGCATGTACTGAATTAACGAAGTATTTATCTGATGAGCCATCAACAATATTATCAATATAATCAGAATTTGTATAGTGATATGCAGAACTAAAGTTTAGGTTTAATCTATCGTTTATCTTAAATTTTACTCCTAAAGTGACGGGAATTTCTATTGCTGTTTGGCTATATGCCTCTGTATTTTCAGGGTTTAAAAGCCAGTCGCCTAGTAAATCAATTTCATATTCATTATTACTATCATCATTTGAGCCCTTTGAGTCAAATTTTAGATAGTTTAAACCTAGACCAATGTAGGGGGTCAGTTTATTTTGTGAACTAGATTTATTTAAATTATAGTTAAATCTAAAACCAATTGAATTTAGTGTACTCTTGAAGTTTTTTGGTAAATCATCTCTGGAAATGCCATCTACTCTTACAACACCTTCTTGCATGATTAATGCTGCATCTAAATTCTCATTTAAACTAGCAGCTAAACCAATTTGAAACCCTGATTGCCCAATAAGTCCTGAATTACGTGTGTCAGAAATATCTCCTCTAAAGTTAAAATTACCAAAGCCAATATATAGTTTTGGTTCTAGTTTTTTAGGCTCATTAGGATTAGCATCAGTATCTAAAGCTTGGTTTGAAACACTGTCTTCAGAATTTTCTGAAACTCCAGATTGGTATTCAGAGGGTATATATTCTGGGTCTGGAATTTGTGCCCACGCAAGCGTAATTAAAGTACTTAAAATTGCTGTTGAAACGAATTTTTTCATCTAAATTCTTATTAGTTGTGATCGTCTGTAAAACTAAGAAAATTTCTATTATGAACTAGAAGTTTGGCTTCAGCAAATATTTAAAATAAAAGTTGTCAATACATTCAACGGCTTCATCAGCTGTGTCTACTAGATTAAAAAGGTCTAAATCTTCTGGGCTAATATTTTGTTCTTTTGCTAGCATTACTTCTCTTATCCAGTCAATTAATCCACTCCAATATTTTTTTCCGACCAAAACAATTGGAAAAGGAGCTATCTTTTTTGTTTGTATCAGCGTAATAGCTTCGAAAAGTTCATCTAAGGTTCCAACACCACCAGGCATTACAACAAAACCTTGTGCGTACTTTACAAACATCACTTTTCTCACAAAAAAGTAGTCGAAGTTAATGAGTTTGTCGTTATCTATGAAGCTGTTTGCCTCTTGTTCGAATGGAAGGTCAATGTTTAATCCAACAGATTTTCCAGCACCTTGTTTTGCGCCTTTATTACCAGCTTCCATAATACCAAAACCACCACCGGTTATTACTCCATATCCTTTTTTTGTTAATTTTTCAGCTATTTCTTCAGCTTGTTTATAGTAAGGATTTTCCGGCTTAGTACGTGCTGAACCAAAAATTGACACACAAGGTCCAATTTTTGATAGTGTTTCAAATGCCTTAACAAACTCAGCCATTATTTTAAAAATTTGCCAAGAATCATTTGTCTTAATTTCGTTCCAACTTTTTAATTTAAACGCTTTTTCAATTTTTTTCTTCATGTTTTATATGTGTTAGTTTATTAATTCATCTTTAAGAAAAGGTGCCGTATGCCCTTTTGTTGATTGTATAAGTTCTTCAGGTGTTCCTGTATTTATTACATTGCCACCATTTTTACCACCATCAGGGCCAATTTCAATTATGTGGTCAGTCATTTTTATAACATCAAGATTGTGTTCTATAACGACCACTGTATTTCCTTTATTTACTATTTTTTCTATTACTTGAAGAAGTACGTTTACATCTTCAAAATGAAGTCCTGTTGTGGGTTCATCAAGAATGTAAAATGTATTTCCAGTACTTTTCTTTGCCAATTCACTAGCTAGTTTTACTCTTTGGGATTCACCACCTGAAAGAGTAGTGGATTGTTGTCCGAGTTTTACATAGCCCAATCCAACATCTACTAAAGCACTTATTTGTCGTTTAATTTTCGGATGATTATCAAAAAATTCTAAGGCTTGGTTGAGAGTCATTTCTAGAACGTCTGAAATAGATTTTCCTTTATATCTTATTTCTAAGGTTTCTTTGTTGTAGCGTTTACCATTGCAGCTTTCACAATTGACATATACATCAGGCAAGAAATTCATTTCAATAGTTTTTACGCCAGCACCTTTGCAGTCTTCACATCTGCCACCACTTACATTGAATGAAAATCGACCAACTTTATACCCTCTTGCTTTTGATTCTGGGTGATTAGTATAAAGGGCTCTTATCTCTGAAAATACACCAGAATATGTAGCGGGGTTTGAACGAGGTGTTCGCCCAATAGGCGACTGGTCAACTTCAATGACTTTATCAATGTGTTCTAGTCCACTTATAGAATCATATTCAAGAGGTTTTTTTACACTATTATAAAAATACTGATTGAGAATAGGATATAGTGTTTCATTTACTAATGTGCTTTTTCCACTACCAGAAACGCCTATTACTCCTATAAATTTAGCTAGTGGGAAGTCAACATTAATGTTTTTGAGATTGTTTCCTCTTGCTCCTTTTATTGATAGTTTTTTGCCATTACCACTTCTTCGTTTAGAGTTTGGCTGAATCGATTGTACTCCTGTTAGATAGTCTATTGTTAAAGAACCTTTAGAAAGAAACTCTTTGATATTTCCTTGAGCAATAATTTCCCCACCATGAATTCCTGCGCCAGGTCCAATATCAATAATGTGGTCAGCGGATAGAATCATATCCTTATCATGTTCTACCACAATGATTGAATTACCAATATCTCGTAGTTTCTTTAAAGATTGAATGAGTTTATGATTATCCCTTTGGTGTAATCCAATGCTTGGTTCATCTAAAATGTAGAGAACATCTGTTAACTGAGAACCTATTTGTGTAGCTAGTCGAATTCTTTGGCTCTCACCACCTGAAATGCTTCTTGATGAACGGTTTAAAGAAAGATAATTTAGACCAACGTCTATTAGAAACTGTATTCGCTTGCTTAATTCTTTGATAATTTCGTTACCAATTATTTTTTGTTTTTCATTGAGTTTGCTCTCTAGACTATCAATCCATTTTTTTAGTTCAATGATATCCATCTCAGCGACTTCAGAGATGTTTTTCTCATCTATTTTGAAAAATAATGATTCCGTTTTTAATCGAGAACCATTGCATTTTTTACATTCTTTTTTAATCATGAATTCACTTGCCCAACGTCTTAATTTTGTGGATGATGAGTTCTTGAATTGGTCTTCAATGAAATTGATAATCCCTTCAAAGTTAATTTTATACGATTTGCTAAGTCCAGCTTCTTTTAGTTCAACATCAAATGTTTCATTTGATCCATATAGAATAGCGTCCATCCCTTTTTTAGGAATATCTTTTATTGGTGTGGATAAAGTGAAATTGTATTTTCTTCCAATAGTTTCAATCTGACCAGTAATCCATGTATTAGCATTCTTGGCAATGGGAGTTAGGCCACCATTATTGATGCTTAGATTTTCATTAATGATTTTACTTTTATCAATAACTGACTTAACGCCTAAGCCGTTACATTTTGAGCATGCCCCTTTCGGAGAATTAAATGAAAAACTGTTTGGTTCTGGTTGTGCATAAGAAATGCCTGTTTTGGAACACATTAAGTGACGACTGAAATAACGTTCATTACCACTTTCAATATTAAGAGTCATTATCAATCCATCTCCGTACTTCATAGCGGTTTCTATGGATTGTTTTAAGCGTTTTTCATTTTCTTTTTTGATGATAAGCTTATCGATAACAATTTCAATATCGTGAGTTTTAAAACGATCAAGCTTCATTCCGGGTGTTATTTCGGTTAGCTCACCATCGACTCTTACTTTCAAAAAACCTTGTCTGGCAGTTTGCTCAAAAAGTTCCCTATAATGTCCTTTTCTTGAAATAACAACAGGGGCAAGGATAATGGTTTTCTCTTGACTTAGTTCATTTGTAATGATGTCATTAATTTCATCATTGGTGTAAGAAACCATTTTTTCACCAGTATTGTAAGAATATGCATCAGATGCTCTTGCGAAAAGTAATCTTAAAAAGTCATAAATTTCAGTAATTGTTCCTACTGTAGAGCGTGGGTTTTTATTAGTCGTTTTTTGTTCAATAGAAATAACAGGGGAGAGACCACTGATTTTATCGACATCGGGACGTTCTAAACCGCCAAGAAATTGTCTAGCATAAGCGGTAAACGTTTCAATATACCTTCTTTGACCTTCAGCATAAATAGTATCAAAAGCAAGTGATGATTTTCCGCTGCCACTCAAGCCTGTAATGACTACCAATTCATTTCTAGGAATAGTAATGTCAATATTTTTAAGGTTATGCTCCTTCGCTCCAAATATTTGAAGTGTTTCTTTACTTTTACTCATCTAAAGGGTTACTTTCTGAACTTGTTTTCTGATTGTTTAAATTGTAAGCCCCGCTTAAGGGAATCTTAATATCATAAACTTTTCTAGAGGCATTGGTTAAGTAACTTTGCCTTAACCAAGGGTTATGAATTTTCAAAATTTTATAATTTAAACCTAAGTTATTTGAAAAGTCTGCCCAACTACCAACGCTTGAATCTACTTTTACAGTATATGTTGGTATATTTTTATAGAGGTCTTCATTTCTAAATTGAAAGCCATATTTTTTTGGGTTTTCAATAATTTCTTTGATGGCTAAAATTCTAAATACATATCTAGAAGTTTCATCATTTAACAATAAATTATAATAACCCTCACATTTTTGTCTGTCGAGTTGCTTTTGAAGTCCTGACCTACCCATATTGTAGGCAGCTGCAGCTAAGGTCCAACTCCCAAATTTTTTTTTGGCAGAAGATAAAAAATCACAGGCAGCTAATGTGGATTTTTCTAGGTGATAACGTTCATCAATTTCTGAATTCACCTCCAGTC from Flavobacteriales bacterium includes these protein-coding regions:
- a CDS encoding class I SAM-dependent RNA methyltransferase; the encoded protein is MIAKTQLGLEEVLADELKQLGAMDVEVLNRAVSFVGDIGFMYKANLNLRTAIRILKPVFNFTARKDVELYEKALELDWQKYISVDNTIAVSAVVHSDFFNHSHYVALKVKDAIVDYFRNLTKGRRPDVDTKNPDIRINIHVSNDKCTLSLDSSGESLHKRGYRHATNEAPISEVLAAGLILLSDWDRQSDFLDPMCGSGTILIEAAMIACNIPPALHRKKFCFMNWNDFDEPLWEKIKEVSMKKVSDFEGRIIGCDRAFASVRKAQENIKDAMLDDIIEIKRSNFVRKPELLPNGGTILFNPPYGERLNVDTHELYASIGDTFKKNYAGCSAWLITSDLEAVNSIHLKHTRRIKIFNGNLECRFLKYEMYDGSKKLSKQKATE
- a CDS encoding outer membrane beta-barrel protein, which codes for MKKFVSTAILSTLITLAWAQIPDPEYIPSEYQSGVSENSEDSVSNQALDTDANPNEPKKLEPKLYIGFGNFNFRGDISDTRNSGLIGQSGFQIGLAASLNENLDAALIMQEGVVRVDGISRDDLPKNFKSTLNSIGFRFNYNLNKSSSQNKLTPYIGLGLNYLKFDSKGSNDDSNNEYEIDLLGDWLLNPENTEAYSQTAIEIPVTLGVKFKINDRLNLNFSSAYHYTNSDYIDNIVDGSSDKYFVNSVHAVYDLYCKNCEEEDYVPQVHDDYLVNFESLDREDEDGDGVPDIDDFCIGTPSRVKVDAVGCPIDTDNDDVPDYLDKEPNTPKGAVVSVNGVQLTDKMSEAIYLNYLNATSRKDASSYFDENYPTDKFIKITKEVVNIEGDTLLVDIFKPKVFQQIFEQQKEFEETITPSQFVDLNSKTYYKIQMAKHSKGMDASEINRLMSISNIKSTIEGDHTSYYSGEFEDLMKAYQRQKQLINSGYSNTYIVEDRQGDLRKVTSEEIKREKNLRASAKLEDLPPLQDIVFRVQLDVLKEVDLDFYDLDELVIFEDNEGFKHVFTEGYSSYEEALERRNELYFMSYENAKVVAIKEGELVDAKEYMDIGYTEENASVYGDVIFKVQLGIYSNKEVVEIAKINELEGVEKTEISDGIFRYTTGTFTNIQAAMLRLEKVTKMGYDGCYPIAFYNNEQISIKKAKELIGL
- a CDS encoding TIGR00730 family Rossman fold protein — translated: MKKKIEKAFKLKSWNEIKTNDSWQIFKIMAEFVKAFETLSKIGPCVSIFGSARTKPENPYYKQAEEIAEKLTKKGYGVITGGGFGIMEAGNKGAKQGAGKSVGLNIDLPFEQEANSFIDNDKLINFDYFFVRKVMFVKYAQGFVVMPGGVGTLDELFEAITLIQTKKIAPFPIVLVGKKYWSGLIDWIREVMLAKEQNISPEDLDLFNLVDTADEAVECIDNFYFKYLLKPNF
- the uvrA gene encoding excinuclease ABC subunit UvrA, which translates into the protein MSKSKETLQIFGAKEHNLKNIDITIPRNELVVITGLSGSGKSSLAFDTIYAEGQRRYIETFTAYARQFLGGLERPDVDKISGLSPVISIEQKTTNKNPRSTVGTITEIYDFLRLLFARASDAYSYNTGEKMVSYTNDEINDIITNELSQEKTIILAPVVISRKGHYRELFEQTARQGFLKVRVDGELTEITPGMKLDRFKTHDIEIVIDKLIIKKENEKRLKQSIETAMKYGDGLIMTLNIESGNERYFSRHLMCSKTGISYAQPEPNSFSFNSPKGACSKCNGLGVKSVIDKSKIINENLSINNGGLTPIAKNANTWITGQIETIGRKYNFTLSTPIKDIPKKGMDAILYGSNETFDVELKEAGLSKSYKINFEGIINFIEDQFKNSSSTKLRRWASEFMIKKECKKCNGSRLKTESLFFKIDEKNISEVAEMDIIELKKWIDSLESKLNEKQKIIGNEIIKELSKRIQFLIDVGLNYLSLNRSSRSISGGESQRIRLATQIGSQLTDVLYILDEPSIGLHQRDNHKLIQSLKKLRDIGNSIIVVEHDKDMILSADHIIDIGPGAGIHGGEIIAQGNIKEFLSKGSLTIDYLTGVQSIQPNSKRRSGNGKKLSIKGARGNNLKNINVDFPLAKFIGVIGVSGSGKSTLVNETLYPILNQYFYNSVKKPLEYDSISGLEHIDKVIEVDQSPIGRTPRSNPATYSGVFSEIRALYTNHPESKARGYKVGRFSFNVSGGRCEDCKGAGVKTIEMNFLPDVYVNCESCNGKRYNKETLEIRYKGKSISDVLEMTLNQALEFFDNHPKIKRQISALVDVGLGYVKLGQQSTTLSGGESQRVKLASELAKKSTGNTFYILDEPTTGLHFEDVNVLLQVIEKIVNKGNTVVVIEHNLDVIKMTDHIIEIGPDGGKNGGNVINTGTPEELIQSTKGHTAPFLKDELIN
- a CDS encoding lytic transglycosylase domain-containing protein; the protein is MKKYITFSSIVLVSVLILSLFTFSSKEHADNLSILENLKEKYSIFALPKPVNNLYFANERAPIENPDIWERYDKELLKNTYWQSNTLLLHKRAAKYFPIIEPILKENNIPDDFKYLALIESGLENVTSPAGAKGFWQIMKSTATEFGLEVNSEIDERYHLEKSTLAACDFLSSAKKKFGSWTLAAAAYNMGRSGLQKQLDRQKCEGYYNLLLNDETSRYVFRILAIKEIIENPKKYGFQFRNEDLYKNIPTYTVKVDSSVGSWADFSNNLGLNYKILKIHNPWLRQSYLTNASRKVYDIKIPLSGAYNLNNQKTSSESNPLDE